From Erwinia pyri, a single genomic window includes:
- the metB gene encoding cystathionine gamma-synthase, translated as MTRKQATIAVRSGLNDDEQYGCVVPPIHLSSTYNFTDFNEPRAHDYSRRGNPTRDVVQRALAELEGGAGAVMTNTGMSAIHLVCTVFLKPGDLLVAPHDCYGGSYRLFDSLSKRGAYRVKFVDQGDEAALKAALAEQPKLVLVESPSNPLLRVVDIASICKAATEAGAVTVVDNTFLSPALQNPLALGADLVLHSCTKYLNGHSDVVAGAVIAKDPALVTELAWWANNIGVTGSAFDSYLLLRGMRTLAPRMAAAQRNALAIVDYLKQQPLVKKLYHPSLPENAGHQFAVRQQKGFGAMLSFEFDGDEAALRRFLKALELFTLAESLGGVESLISHTATMTHAGMSAEARAAAGISETLLRISVGIEDHEDLIADLDNAFRIAAKR; from the coding sequence ATGACGCGTAAACAGGCAACCATCGCGGTACGCAGCGGTTTGAATGATGACGAGCAATATGGCTGCGTTGTCCCGCCGATCCACCTCTCCAGCACCTATAACTTTACCGATTTCAATGAGCCTCGTGCCCATGACTACTCACGCCGTGGCAATCCCACCCGTGACGTGGTTCAGCGCGCGCTGGCCGAGTTGGAAGGCGGTGCCGGTGCGGTCATGACCAACACCGGTATGTCAGCCATTCATCTGGTTTGTACCGTTTTCCTGAAGCCTGGTGACCTGCTGGTTGCGCCCCATGACTGCTATGGTGGCAGCTATCGTCTGTTCGACAGTCTGAGCAAACGGGGTGCTTACCGGGTGAAGTTTGTCGATCAGGGCGATGAGGCAGCACTGAAAGCCGCGTTGGCGGAACAGCCGAAATTAGTGCTGGTAGAGAGCCCCAGCAATCCTCTGCTGCGCGTGGTGGATATCGCCTCAATCTGCAAAGCCGCTACCGAAGCTGGTGCCGTCACCGTGGTGGATAACACCTTCCTCAGCCCGGCGCTGCAAAACCCGCTGGCGCTGGGCGCCGATCTGGTGCTGCACTCCTGCACGAAATACCTGAACGGCCACTCCGATGTGGTAGCCGGAGCCGTTATTGCAAAAGATCCCGCTCTGGTGACTGAACTGGCATGGTGGGCCAATAACATTGGCGTTACCGGCAGCGCCTTCGACAGCTATCTGCTGTTACGCGGCATGCGGACGCTGGCACCGCGTATGGCGGCCGCGCAACGTAATGCCCTGGCGATTGTTGATTACCTGAAGCAACAACCGCTGGTCAAAAAGCTGTATCATCCCTCCCTGCCGGAAAACGCCGGACATCAGTTTGCGGTACGTCAGCAAAAAGGCTTTGGCGCCATGCTAAGTTTTGAGTTTGACGGCGATGAAGCCGCGCTGCGTCGTTTTCTGAAAGCCCTGGAACTCTTCACCCTGGCGGAGTCGCTGGGTGGGGTAGAGAGCCTGATTTCCCATACCGCTACCATGACCCACGCGGGGATGTCGGCGGAAGCGCGTGCTGCAGCCGGTATTTCAGAAACCCTGCTGCGAATTTCGGTGGGAATTGAAGATCACGAAGATTTAATCGCCGATCTGGATAATGCATTCCGGATAGCGGCCAAGAGGTAA
- the metJ gene encoding met regulon transcriptional regulator MetJ: protein MAEWNGEYISPYAEHGKKSEQVKKITVSIPLKVLKILTDERTRRQVNNLRHATNSELLCEAFLHAFTGQPLPDDVDLRKERSDEIPEEAKAIMREMGVDPDTWEY from the coding sequence ATGGCTGAATGGAACGGCGAATATATCAGCCCGTACGCTGAGCACGGCAAAAAAAGCGAACAGGTTAAAAAAATCACGGTATCCATTCCGTTGAAAGTATTGAAGATTTTGACCGATGAGCGTACCCGCCGTCAGGTGAATAATCTGCGTCATGCCACTAACAGCGAGTTGCTGTGCGAGGCATTCCTGCATGCATTTACCGGCCAGCCCCTGCCGGATGATGTCGATCTGCGTAAAGAGCGCAGCGATGAGATCCCTGAAGAAGCCAAAGCTATTATGCGCGAAATGGGTGTCGATCCCGATACCTGGGAGTACTAG
- the rpmE gene encoding 50S ribosomal protein L31: MKKGIHPNYAEVTAKCSCGNEIKTRSTVGHDLNLDVCGQCHPFYTGKQRDVASGGRVDRFNKRFSIPGSK, translated from the coding sequence ATGAAAAAAGGTATTCACCCTAATTACGCTGAAGTTACTGCTAAATGTTCTTGCGGTAACGAAATCAAAACCCGCTCAACCGTGGGTCACGACCTGAACCTGGACGTGTGTGGCCAGTGCCACCCGTTCTACACCGGTAAGCAGCGTGATGTTGCCAGCGGTGGTCGTGTTGACCGCTTCAACAAGCGTTTCAGCATCCCTGGCAGCAAATAA
- the priA gene encoding primosomal protein N' has protein sequence MPVVQVALPVPLARNFDYALPSHLPVPVAGSRVSVPFGKRKAIGVVVGIAETSDFPIDQLKAVHEILDTESLYPPSLWRILLWAADYYHYPLGEVLFHAMPVLLRQGKPAQEAPLYQWFITELGKETASESLKRAPKQQQALAALRQRDLYRHEISQHEITDATLQALRAKGLCDLRAQQRAHQDWRTAYAVKGERLKLNTEQATAVGAIRGEDDHFAAWLLAGITGSGKTEVYLSVLENVLANGGQALVLVPEIGLTPQTIARFRERFTAPVDVLHSALNDSERLAVWLRARRGETAIVIGTRSALFTPFARLGVIIIDEEHDSSYKQQEGWRYQARDLAVFRARQEDIPIVMGTATPALETLHNVQMGKYRQLNLSKRAGNARQATQQLIDLKGVKLQGGLSPLLIKKIDQHLKADNQVLLFLNRRGFSPAMLCHECGWIAECQRCDRYYTLHQQHRQLRCHHCDSQRPVPHQCPQCGSTHLVPVGLGTEQLEQNLAEHFPDVPLSRIDRDTTSRKGALEKHLADVHRGGARILVGTQMLAKGHHFPDVTLVSLLDVDGALFSADFRSAERFAQLYTQVAGRAGRAGKQGEVLLQTHHPEHPLLQTLLHQGYDAFALQALNERKTVFLPPFTSHALFRSDDHDNQQSALFLQQLRNLLEASPLKDEGFWVMGPVPALQPKRGGRYRWQLLLQHPSRGVLQRLIKNSLPLINTLPQARKVKWTLDVDPTEG, from the coding sequence ATGCCCGTTGTTCAGGTCGCGCTACCCGTCCCGCTTGCCCGCAACTTTGACTATGCGTTGCCCTCACACCTGCCTGTCCCGGTAGCGGGTAGCCGGGTTAGCGTGCCTTTTGGCAAACGTAAGGCAATTGGCGTGGTCGTAGGGATTGCTGAGACCAGCGATTTTCCGATCGATCAGCTGAAAGCCGTGCATGAGATACTGGATACGGAATCGCTCTATCCCCCTTCGCTGTGGCGGATCCTGCTCTGGGCAGCGGATTATTACCACTATCCCTTGGGCGAGGTGTTGTTCCACGCCATGCCCGTTCTGCTGCGCCAGGGGAAACCGGCCCAGGAAGCGCCTTTATACCAGTGGTTCATCACTGAACTGGGAAAAGAGACCGCTTCAGAGAGCCTGAAGCGCGCCCCTAAGCAGCAGCAGGCGCTGGCAGCGCTTCGTCAGCGCGATCTTTACCGGCACGAAATCAGCCAGCATGAGATCACTGATGCCACCTTGCAGGCGCTGCGGGCAAAAGGATTATGTGATTTGCGGGCGCAGCAGCGTGCCCATCAGGACTGGCGCACCGCCTATGCGGTCAAAGGTGAGCGATTAAAACTCAACACCGAGCAGGCCACGGCCGTAGGCGCCATTCGCGGCGAAGATGACCATTTTGCCGCTTGGCTGCTTGCCGGTATCACCGGCTCAGGTAAAACCGAAGTCTACCTGAGCGTCCTGGAAAATGTGCTGGCGAACGGCGGCCAGGCGCTGGTACTGGTGCCTGAAATCGGGCTGACGCCGCAGACCATCGCCCGTTTCCGGGAGCGATTTACCGCACCCGTCGATGTGCTGCACTCCGCCCTCAACGACAGCGAACGCCTCGCCGTCTGGTTGCGCGCCCGTCGCGGAGAAACCGCCATTGTTATCGGCACGCGTTCTGCCCTGTTTACGCCCTTCGCCCGTCTTGGCGTGATCATTATCGATGAAGAGCACGACAGCTCCTACAAACAGCAGGAGGGCTGGCGCTATCAGGCGAGAGATTTAGCCGTGTTCCGCGCCCGTCAGGAAGATATCCCGATCGTGATGGGTACCGCCACGCCAGCGCTGGAAACGCTGCACAATGTGCAGATGGGAAAATATCGCCAGCTTAATCTGAGTAAACGTGCCGGGAACGCCCGGCAGGCTACGCAGCAGCTGATTGACCTGAAAGGCGTGAAGCTCCAGGGCGGTTTATCACCTCTGCTGATCAAAAAAATCGACCAGCATCTGAAAGCGGATAATCAGGTTTTACTCTTCCTGAACCGGCGCGGTTTCTCTCCGGCGATGCTCTGCCATGAGTGCGGCTGGATTGCTGAATGCCAGCGCTGCGACCGCTACTACACGCTGCATCAGCAGCATCGCCAGCTTCGCTGCCACCACTGTGACAGCCAGCGTCCCGTTCCTCATCAATGTCCGCAGTGTGGATCAACCCATCTGGTGCCTGTGGGCCTGGGTACGGAACAGCTGGAACAGAATCTGGCTGAACATTTCCCTGACGTGCCCCTTTCACGCATTGACCGCGACACCACCAGCCGCAAAGGTGCGCTGGAAAAGCACCTTGCTGATGTGCATCGCGGCGGAGCAAGAATTCTGGTAGGCACACAGATGCTGGCTAAGGGACACCACTTCCCGGACGTCACGCTGGTCTCTTTGCTGGACGTGGATGGCGCCCTCTTCTCCGCTGACTTCCGTTCGGCGGAGCGTTTCGCCCAGCTCTATACCCAGGTCGCAGGACGTGCCGGACGTGCCGGAAAACAGGGTGAGGTGCTGTTGCAAACGCACCATCCGGAACATCCGCTGCTGCAAACTTTATTGCATCAGGGATACGATGCGTTTGCGCTGCAGGCGCTGAATGAACGTAAAACCGTGTTTCTGCCGCCGTTTACCAGCCATGCGCTGTTCCGTTCCGACGATCACGATAATCAGCAGTCTGCCCTGTTCCTGCAGCAGTTGCGCAATCTGCTTGAAGCCAGCCCCTTAAAAGATGAGGGATTCTGGGTAATGGGGCCTGTTCCAGCCTTGCAACCCAAGCGCGGCGGCCGTTATCGCTGGCAGCTGCTGTTACAGCATCCTTCACGGGGTGTGCTGCAACGGCTGATAAAAAATTCACTGCCGTTAATCAATACGTTGCCTCAGGCCCGCAAGGTGAAATGGACGCTGGATGTGGACCCTACCGAAGGCTGA
- the cytR gene encoding DNA-binding transcriptional regulator CytR produces MEQNQETTGATMKDVAEKAGVSTATVSRALMNPEKVSAATRKKVEQAVIAVGYSPHAMARSAKRSESRTILVIVPDICDPFFSEMIRGIEVVAADRGYLVLIGDCAHQNKQEKSFLNLVMTRQIDGMVLLGSQVPFDTGIEEQRNLPPMVMANEFAPELELPTVHIDNLTAAFEAVNHLLKLGHSRIACIAGPQDMPLCHYRLQGYIQSLRRNGLAVDPQYIVRGDFTFDAGSRAMKQLMALPQPPDALFCHSDIMALGAMAQAKIMGLRVPQDLSLIGFDDIELSRYSDPQLTTVAQPRFNIGREAMLLLLEQLEGKPVNSGSRLLDFELKIRGSTAPSLRFKE; encoded by the coding sequence TTGGAGCAGAATCAAGAGACAACCGGCGCGACCATGAAGGACGTGGCTGAGAAAGCAGGCGTATCAACGGCGACCGTATCGCGTGCGCTGATGAACCCGGAAAAGGTCTCTGCAGCCACGCGTAAAAAAGTTGAACAGGCAGTGATAGCCGTTGGCTACTCCCCTCATGCCATGGCGCGCAGCGCCAAACGCAGCGAGTCCCGCACCATACTGGTCATTGTGCCGGATATCTGCGATCCCTTTTTCAGCGAGATGATCAGAGGGATAGAAGTGGTGGCCGCCGATCGGGGCTATCTGGTGCTGATAGGGGATTGCGCCCATCAGAATAAGCAGGAAAAGTCCTTTCTTAACCTGGTGATGACCCGCCAGATTGATGGCATGGTGCTGCTGGGGTCTCAGGTTCCTTTCGACACGGGCATTGAAGAGCAGCGCAACCTTCCCCCTATGGTGATGGCCAATGAGTTTGCGCCAGAGCTGGAACTGCCCACCGTCCATATTGATAACCTTACCGCCGCCTTTGAAGCGGTGAATCACCTGCTGAAGCTCGGTCACAGCCGCATTGCCTGCATCGCCGGGCCGCAGGATATGCCGCTGTGCCACTATCGGCTGCAGGGATATATTCAGTCATTAAGGCGTAACGGGCTCGCCGTGGATCCGCAATATATAGTGCGCGGAGACTTTACCTTTGATGCCGGTTCACGGGCCATGAAGCAGCTGATGGCGCTGCCGCAACCGCCTGATGCGCTGTTCTGTCACAGTGATATTATGGCGCTGGGTGCGATGGCGCAGGCCAAAATCATGGGGCTGCGCGTGCCGCAGGATCTCTCATTAATTGGCTTTGATGATATCGAACTCTCGCGCTACAGCGATCCACAGTTAACGACGGTCGCTCAGCCCCGCTTTAATATCGGTCGGGAAGCGATGCTGCTGCTGCTGGAGCAGCTGGAAGGGAAACCGGTCAACAGTGGTTCACGCCTGCTCGATTTTGAACTGAAAATTCGCGGAAGCACCGCGCCATCGCTGCGGTTCAAAGAGTGA
- the ftsN gene encoding cell division protein FtsN, whose translation MAQKDYVGRGRSTGTRRKKSNSRTNSRSKKRSGGSGVPKVMVVLAVAVLVTFVGGLWFIAHHKKEETPVIPDHKAAGNGLPPKPEERWRYIKELENRQLTVPTPVEPSAGGEVHSQTQLTDEQRQLLEQMQSDMRQQPTQLNEVPWNEQTPAQRQQTLQRQQQQSQLQQQSRMPQQQPQTTRPAPVTPAPVTRAPVKQAPTQPATQTAQQPKAESKPKEKEAEKSQRWMVQCGSFKGTDQAESIRAQLAFEGFESRITTGGGWNRVVIGPYNSRASAESTLKRLRGSGHSNCIPLATGG comes from the coding sequence GTGGCACAAAAAGATTACGTAGGCCGCGGGCGTTCGACAGGGACGCGTCGCAAAAAGAGCAACAGTCGCACCAACAGTCGCAGTAAAAAGCGCAGTGGCGGTTCAGGGGTTCCAAAAGTCATGGTAGTGCTTGCCGTTGCCGTTCTGGTGACGTTTGTCGGCGGCCTGTGGTTTATTGCCCATCATAAAAAAGAAGAGACGCCGGTTATCCCCGATCATAAAGCCGCAGGAAATGGCCTGCCGCCGAAGCCGGAAGAGCGCTGGCGCTACATCAAAGAGCTGGAAAATCGTCAACTTACCGTTCCCACGCCTGTTGAACCTTCTGCCGGCGGTGAAGTGCACTCCCAGACGCAGCTGACCGATGAACAGCGCCAGCTGCTGGAACAGATGCAGTCTGATATGCGTCAGCAGCCCACGCAGCTGAATGAAGTGCCGTGGAATGAGCAGACGCCTGCCCAGCGCCAGCAGACGTTACAGCGCCAGCAGCAGCAGTCTCAGCTGCAGCAGCAGTCGCGTATGCCGCAGCAGCAGCCGCAAACCACCCGGCCAGCGCCGGTCACGCCAGCGCCAGTCACCCGCGCGCCGGTAAAACAGGCGCCGACGCAGCCCGCAACGCAGACGGCTCAGCAGCCTAAAGCAGAGAGTAAGCCGAAAGAGAAAGAGGCGGAGAAATCCCAGCGCTGGATGGTGCAGTGCGGCTCCTTTAAAGGAACCGATCAGGCCGAATCGATCCGCGCCCAGCTCGCCTTTGAAGGATTTGAAAGCCGCATCACTACCGGCGGTGGCTGGAATCGCGTGGTTATCGGCCCCTATAACAGCCGCGCCTCCGCAGAGAGCACGCTGAAACGCCTGCGTGGCTCCGGCCACTCAAATTGTATTCCTCTCGCTACCGGGGGTTGA
- the hslV gene encoding ATP-dependent protease subunit HslV, translating to MTTIVSVRRNGQVVIGGDGQATLGNTVMKGNVKKVRRLYNDKVIAGFAGGTADAFTLFELFERKLEMHQGHLVKAAVELAKDWRTDRMLRKLEALLAVADENASLIITGNGDVIQPENDLIAIGSGGPYAQAAARALLENTEIGARDIVEKALGIAGDICIYTNHNLTIEELPSKA from the coding sequence GTGACAACAATTGTAAGTGTACGACGCAACGGCCAGGTAGTAATTGGCGGTGATGGCCAGGCTACCCTCGGCAACACCGTAATGAAGGGCAACGTCAAAAAAGTGCGTCGTCTCTATAATGACAAAGTCATTGCCGGTTTTGCTGGCGGGACTGCAGATGCCTTTACGCTGTTTGAACTTTTCGAACGCAAGCTGGAAATGCATCAGGGTCATCTGGTGAAAGCCGCCGTGGAGCTGGCGAAAGACTGGCGTACGGACCGTATGCTGCGCAAGCTGGAAGCGCTGCTGGCGGTTGCTGATGAAAACGCCTCTCTGATTATTACCGGGAATGGCGACGTCATTCAGCCGGAAAACGATTTAATTGCCATTGGTTCCGGTGGTCCTTACGCACAGGCAGCCGCCCGGGCGCTGTTGGAAAACACCGAGATCGGCGCACGCGACATCGTTGAAAAAGCGCTGGGTATTGCAGGCGACATCTGCATCTATACCAACCACAATCTCACCATCGAAGAATTACCGTCTAAAGCGTAA
- the hslU gene encoding HslU--HslV peptidase ATPase subunit — translation MSEMTPREIVSELNRFIIGQDNAKRAVAIALRNRWRRMQLDEELRHEVTPKNILMIGPTGVGKTEIARRLAKLANAPFIKVEATKFTEVGYVGKEVDSIIRDLTDSALKMVRSQAIEKNRYRAEEMAEERILDVLIPPAKNNWGQPEETAEPSAARQSFRKKLREGQLDEKEIEIDLAASSMGVEIMSPPGMEEMTSQLQSMFQNLGNQKQKPRKLKIKDAMKLLIEEEAAKLVNPEELKQEAIDAVEQHGIVFIDEIDKVCKRGESSGPDVSREGVQRDLLPLVEGCTVSTKHGMVKTDHILFIASGAFQVASPSDLIPELQGRLPIRVELQALTTHDFERILTEPSASVTVQYKALMKTEGVDISFTEDGISKIAAAAWQVNETAENIGARRLHTVLERLMEDISYDASDLNGQSFTIDAEYVGKHLDELVADEDLSRFIL, via the coding sequence ATGTCCGAAATGACTCCGCGCGAGATCGTCAGCGAGCTGAACCGTTTTATTATTGGCCAGGATAATGCCAAGCGTGCGGTGGCGATCGCCCTGCGCAACCGCTGGCGCCGTATGCAGCTTGATGAAGAGCTGCGTCACGAAGTGACGCCGAAAAATATTTTGATGATTGGCCCAACCGGCGTGGGTAAAACTGAAATTGCCCGCCGCCTGGCAAAACTGGCCAATGCGCCGTTTATTAAAGTGGAAGCGACCAAGTTCACGGAAGTGGGCTACGTGGGGAAAGAGGTGGATTCCATCATCCGCGATCTTACCGACTCTGCGCTGAAAATGGTCCGTTCACAGGCTATTGAAAAAAACCGCTACCGTGCCGAAGAGATGGCAGAAGAGCGTATTCTGGATGTGCTGATCCCGCCTGCCAAGAACAACTGGGGCCAGCCTGAAGAAACGGCTGAGCCCTCTGCCGCGCGTCAGTCTTTCCGCAAAAAATTGCGCGAAGGCCAGCTGGACGAGAAAGAGATTGAGATCGATCTGGCCGCCTCATCGATGGGCGTAGAGATCATGTCTCCGCCGGGTATGGAAGAGATGACCAGCCAGCTGCAGTCGATGTTCCAGAACCTGGGCAACCAGAAGCAGAAGCCGCGTAAGCTGAAAATCAAAGACGCGATGAAGCTGCTGATTGAAGAAGAAGCGGCCAAGCTGGTTAATCCGGAAGAGCTGAAACAGGAAGCTATCGACGCGGTTGAGCAGCACGGTATCGTCTTTATTGATGAGATCGATAAAGTCTGTAAGCGCGGTGAGAGTTCCGGCCCGGATGTGTCGCGCGAAGGCGTTCAGCGTGACCTGCTGCCACTGGTTGAAGGCTGCACCGTCTCCACCAAGCACGGCATGGTGAAAACCGATCACATCCTGTTTATCGCCTCGGGCGCGTTCCAGGTCGCCAGCCCTTCAGACCTGATCCCGGAGCTGCAGGGTCGTCTGCCAATCCGCGTTGAGCTTCAGGCGCTGACCACCCATGACTTCGAGCGCATCCTGACCGAGCCAAGCGCCTCCGTTACCGTGCAGTACAAAGCGTTAATGAAAACCGAAGGCGTGGATATCAGCTTTACCGAAGATGGTATCAGCAAAATTGCCGCCGCCGCCTGGCAGGTGAATGAGACCGCTGAAAATATCGGTGCCCGCCGTCTGCACACGGTGCTGGAGCGGCTGATGGAAGATATTTCCTATGATGCCAGCGACCTGAACGGCCAGTCCTTCACCATTGATGCAGAGTATGTTGGCAAGCATCTGGATGAGCTGGTTGCTGATGAAGATCTGAGCCGCTTTATTCTGTAA
- a CDS encoding 1,4-dihydroxy-2-naphthoate polyprenyltransferase produces the protein MTDNLHSLTALTPSRAWLESLRLRTLPLACASVITGSSLAWWQGDFNPGTAALALLTTALLQILSNLANDYGDAIKGSDTPDRLGPLRGMQKGAITQQQMRIALIFNVILTIVAGVMLILRACRSVNDIAGFIGLGAVAIVAAIAYTVGKKPYGYLGLGDASVLIFFGWLGVTGSYYLQAHNLPLMLFLPATACGLMAVAVLNVNNMRDIDSDRQNGKYTLAVRLGAINARRYHSLLLAGALLCCALFAMMSSLNSAGWLFLLAAPLLLRHRRYIMQQTSPVAMHPMLEKTVKSALLLNLLFSLGLLLN, from the coding sequence ATGACGGACAATCTGCATTCTCTTACTGCCCTTACCCCTTCCCGTGCCTGGCTTGAGAGCCTGCGCCTGCGTACGCTGCCGCTGGCCTGTGCCTCGGTGATCACCGGCTCTTCGCTCGCCTGGTGGCAGGGAGATTTTAATCCCGGCACCGCTGCCCTGGCTTTGCTCACCACCGCGCTGCTGCAAATTCTCTCTAACCTGGCAAACGATTATGGCGACGCGATCAAAGGCAGCGACACGCCTGACCGGCTTGGCCCGTTACGCGGCATGCAGAAAGGCGCCATCACTCAGCAGCAGATGCGCATTGCCCTGATTTTTAACGTGATCCTCACGATCGTAGCGGGCGTGATGCTGATCCTCCGGGCCTGCCGCTCAGTTAACGATATAGCAGGGTTTATCGGCCTGGGCGCGGTCGCAATTGTCGCCGCCATCGCCTATACCGTTGGCAAAAAACCTTATGGCTATCTCGGGCTGGGGGATGCTTCCGTGCTGATCTTCTTTGGCTGGCTGGGCGTAACCGGGAGTTATTATCTTCAGGCGCATAACCTGCCGCTGATGCTGTTTTTGCCCGCTACCGCCTGCGGGCTGATGGCTGTGGCGGTGCTCAACGTCAATAATATGCGCGATATCGACAGCGATCGGCAAAACGGAAAATATACGCTGGCCGTGCGTTTAGGCGCGATCAATGCCAGACGCTACCACTCTCTGCTGCTGGCGGGCGCACTGCTCTGCTGTGCCCTGTTTGCCATGATGAGTTCGCTGAATTCTGCCGGCTGGCTGTTTCTGCTGGCCGCGCCGCTGCTGCTCAGGCATCGCCGCTACATTATGCAGCAAACCTCCCCCGTCGCCATGCACCCGATGCTGGAGAAAACGGTTAAATCTGCCCTGCTGCTTAACCTGCTTTTTTCGCTTGGCCTGCTGCTCAATTAA
- the rraA gene encoding ribonuclease E activity regulator RraA yields MKYDTSELCDIYHEDVNVVEPLFSNFGGRTSFGGQIITVKCFEDNGLLYDLLEENGRGRVLLVDGGGSVRRALIDAALARVAMQNEWEGIVVYGSVRQVDDLEELDIGIQAIAAIPVGAAGEGIGESDIRVNFGGVTFFSGDHLYADNTGIILSEDPLDIE; encoded by the coding sequence ATGAAATATGATACTTCTGAACTCTGCGACATTTACCATGAAGATGTGAATGTCGTTGAACCGCTCTTTTCAAACTTCGGTGGCCGTACCTCGTTTGGCGGGCAAATCATCACGGTAAAATGTTTCGAGGACAACGGGCTGTTGTACGATCTGCTGGAGGAGAACGGTCGCGGTCGCGTGCTGCTGGTGGATGGTGGAGGATCGGTCCGTCGTGCCCTGATCGATGCGGCACTGGCCAGAGTGGCGATGCAGAACGAGTGGGAAGGCATTGTAGTTTACGGTTCCGTACGTCAGGTTGACGATCTGGAAGAGCTGGATATTGGTATTCAGGCCATTGCCGCTATTCCGGTCGGCGCTGCGGGCGAAGGCATTGGCGAAAGCGACATCCGCGTCAATTTTGGTGGCGTCACCTTTTTCTCCGGCGACCATCTCTATGCCGATAACACCGGCATCATCCTTTCTGAAGATCCACTGGATATCGAATAA
- the zapB gene encoding cell division protein ZapB yields the protein MSFEVFEKLEAKVQQAIDTITLLQMEIEELKEQNNNLNQQVQQAAGNSDSLVRENQHLKEEQHVWQERLRALLGKMEEV from the coding sequence ATGTCATTTGAAGTGTTTGAGAAACTGGAAGCGAAAGTACAGCAGGCGATTGATACCATCACGCTGCTGCAGATGGAAATTGAAGAGCTGAAAGAGCAGAACAACAATCTGAATCAGCAGGTTCAACAGGCTGCGGGAAACAGTGATTCTCTGGTGCGTGAAAATCAGCACCTGAAAGAAGAGCAGCATGTCTGGCAGGAGCGTCTGCGTGCGCTGCTGGGAAAAATGGAAGAGGTTTAA
- a CDS encoding MIP/aquaporin family protein: MSQTATSTLKGQCIAEFLGVATIIFFGAGCVAAMKLAGASFGQWEISIVWGIAVAMAIYLSAAISGAHLNPAVTLALCLFANFDGRKVVPYILAQVAGAFCSAALVYGLYYNLFLDYEQSHQMVRGTVESLDLAGIFSTYPNPHISVGQAFIVEAVITAVMMGLIMALTDDGNGLPRGPMAPLLIGLLIAIIGGAMGPLTGFALNPARDFGPKLFAWLAGWGNVAFTGGRDIPYFLVPIFGPIVGASVGAFGYRTLIARNLPGATVVKKDEKTIARAEQRKA, translated from the coding sequence ATGAGTCAGACTGCAACAAGCACGCTCAAAGGGCAGTGCATCGCCGAATTCCTCGGTGTCGCCACCATTATTTTCTTTGGTGCCGGCTGTGTCGCCGCTATGAAACTGGCAGGCGCAAGTTTTGGACAGTGGGAAATCAGTATCGTCTGGGGTATTGCCGTTGCAATGGCAATTTATCTCAGCGCCGCCATCTCTGGTGCGCATCTTAACCCGGCAGTAACGCTTGCGCTCTGCCTGTTTGCCAACTTCGATGGCCGTAAAGTGGTGCCCTATATCCTTGCTCAGGTAGCCGGAGCATTCTGCTCTGCAGCGTTGGTGTATGGCCTCTACTACAACCTGTTCCTGGATTATGAACAGTCCCATCAGATGGTCCGTGGCACGGTAGAGAGCCTCGACCTGGCCGGAATTTTCTCCACCTATCCTAATCCGCATATCAGCGTTGGCCAGGCTTTCATCGTTGAAGCGGTGATCACCGCCGTGATGATGGGCCTGATTATGGCGCTGACCGACGACGGTAACGGCCTGCCTCGTGGCCCGATGGCCCCTCTGCTGATTGGCCTGCTGATTGCGATTATCGGCGGGGCTATGGGTCCACTGACCGGCTTTGCTCTTAACCCGGCCCGTGATTTCGGACCAAAGCTCTTTGCCTGGCTGGCAGGCTGGGGTAACGTCGCCTTTACCGGTGGCCGTGATATCCCTTATTTCCTCGTGCCGATCTTTGGCCCGATTGTTGGTGCCAGCGTGGGTGCATTTGGCTACCGCACTCTGATAGCCCGTAATCTGCCTGGTGCCACCGTTGTAAAGAAAGATGAGAAGACGATAGCGCGTGCTGAGCAGCGCAAAGCGTAA